In Leptolyngbya sp. CCY15150, a genomic segment contains:
- a CDS encoding TIR domain-containing protein: MNPTQTILFLSANPKDTSRLRLDQELRDIDEGLRRAQHRDQFRLEQRSAVRPRDIQRAMLDTQPHIVHFSGHGEGEAGLVFEDAAGKAKLVDGTALAALFALFADQLTCVVLNGCYSQVQAQAIAQHIPYVIGMNAAIGDRGAIAFSVGFYDALGAGRDVDFAHRLGCSAMQLEGAAGHLTPVLLKSERSPQPTQLDKMSINPAPSTEPIEVFISYSHGDEDLKDELYIHLAGLRREGKIQPWQDRQIEAGAEWDAEIKARLESAGIILLLITPRFINSDYCFDKEMQRAMERHEAGTARVIPIIMKPCDWQGSPFSKLQVLPKDAKPVTKWADQDEALLDAVKGIRRAVESLQAKK, from the coding sequence AAGTCGCCTGCGGCTTGACCAAGAACTGCGGGATATCGATGAGGGGCTGCGGCGGGCCCAGCACCGCGACCAGTTTCGGCTAGAGCAGCGATCGGCGGTGCGGCCGCGGGATATTCAACGGGCAATGTTGGATACCCAACCCCATATTGTGCATTTTTCGGGACATGGGGAAGGGGAAGCAGGGCTGGTGTTTGAGGATGCTGCTGGCAAGGCTAAGTTGGTAGATGGCACAGCGTTGGCGGCTCTGTTTGCCTTGTTTGCGGATCAGCTTACCTGTGTAGTGCTGAATGGCTGTTATTCGCAGGTGCAAGCCCAGGCGATCGCTCAACATATTCCCTACGTGATTGGCATGAATGCCGCCATCGGTGATCGGGGGGCGATCGCTTTTTCCGTAGGCTTTTATGATGCACTAGGGGCAGGACGGGATGTGGACTTTGCCCATCGATTGGGCTGCAGCGCGATGCAGTTGGAGGGGGCCGCAGGACATCTGACGCCGGTATTGCTAAAATCTGAGCGATCGCCCCAACCTACACAACTAGACAAGATGTCGATAAACCCAGCTCCTTCGACCGAGCCGATTGAGGTGTTTATTTCCTATTCCCATGGAGATGAGGATCTCAAGGATGAGCTATACATTCACTTGGCGGGGCTGCGGCGGGAGGGCAAGATCCAACCCTGGCAGGATCGGCAGATTGAGGCGGGGGCGGAGTGGGATGCAGAAATTAAGGCGCGCTTGGAGTCGGCGGGGATCATTCTGCTGTTGATTACGCCTCGGTTTATTAACTCAGACTATTGTTTTGACAAGGAGATGCAGCGGGCGATGGAGCGCCACGAGGCAGGCACGGCGCGGGTGATTCCGATCATCATGAAGCCCTGTGATTGGCAAGGATCGCCATTTAGTAAGCTGCAGGTGTTGCCGAAGGATGCGAAGCCGGTGACCAAGTGGGCTGATCAGGATGAGGCGTTGCTGGATGCAGTGAAGGGGATTCGGCGGGCGGTGGAGTCGTTGCAGGCAAAAAAGTAG